DNA sequence from the Schistocerca serialis cubense isolate TAMUIC-IGC-003099 chromosome 9, iqSchSeri2.2, whole genome shotgun sequence genome:
tatttttatttttctcactatttttcttctttttcaacaaacaacaacaacaacagttgctgaaatTAACTTGTTCAAATGAATTGCGGAAGTAAACTTGTGCAAGTTTTCATTCCAATGTAAACATCTCACCAAGTGGATCCAGAAGTTACTTGCTGAAGTGACTTGCTAGTGGACACAGGCCTTTAGTCAACAGAAAATAACTTCCTTACCCACAAAAATCTGTGATCTTAAAGTTTAAATATTACATCTAACTGCATTTTGGTAGGAAGACACTTCAAACATTAATCACCTTTAATTACTTATGAGACCATTCTGATAATATGTAGCATCTACCACATTTAGTAGTGAAAAATGCTGGTTGCTGCAAGAGCTGGAGTATGAAACATTACCATGAGTGACCCCCTAACAATTACGGAAAACAGAAACCAACTCAATGGGAGCAGGGTAATTGAAGGCCTCAATTTAAAGCAAATGAACAAACATAACTGTGTTAGGCAGGTAAAATTCTCAGTAGCCAAGCTGATAACAGCACAAGTTATTTCCACCGGGGGACGGATCGCCAATACTAAAAAAGGATGAGATCTATCAGTCACCCGGCTTACCAAATAAAGAGAAGGCCACAACCGAAACCTAATTTAAACAGAATACTTCCAAACTCAATTTGAGTTTATAGTAACTTTCTTTAAATCACAACAGAGAACAATGAAGATCTAGAGCAGGGATTCCCATAGTGGTCGATATCTGTTTCCTAGGGGttgacataaacgaaaactgattttgggggtcgacgaggtctaaaaattgactcctattaaattaacacaagttcttatttaaaactttcaagataggcccccttattcataatagtctgctaacttaaagcattgctaattctcactctgtcttcttctattgacctaagtcagaatgaaaaaataacactctgtagcagctgttttaagttagcgggccattatgaataagggggttgatcataaaagtaggtaatttggccatgggggtctgaggtaacagttcattttggaaaaggggtcacttgtccaaaatagtttggggatccctgatCTAGAGATACGTGCCATCTTCTGACCTCTGATGGCTACCAAGACCACCATACTTCAAGAACAATGCAAGTATCACAGTTCTTACTGCAAAAACATGGGAATGACTGTCCATTTTTATGGTGTATTTTAGGTGATATTGTTACTCCAAAAGACTAACATATTGGAGTATGTGGAAATCCATGGACGAAGTATTCCACAGTAGATATTATTGTTGAACCAGATATATTTCTTAACAAAACAATAATGTCACCATTAACACATCAGACACAATGCCTACATGCAAAAAAGCTGTAACATTGTTCCACCCACCTCACCAATCACTACCTGCATATTTGACAAGTTATCAATTACTTCTTTCTAACAATTAACAGAACCTTACCTCAGGAAGACGTGATCCAGGAACTGCAGGAAAATCATGATGCTCATTGTGATAGCCAACATTGAATGTTATCCAATTAAGACACCCATAATACGAGTACGTCTCGTAACCTTTTCGAAACATGTAATGTTCGGAAATGAAATGCCCAGCAACTGGATGCAGCCCCATTGCCAATAATGATCCAGCAATTAAGTACACTAGTACTTTGCCCCCTAAAAAGAGAGAAAACATTAGCAACAAGTTACAGAAGTATAAATATTATTCCTCAATTAAGAAGTGTACAAACAGGCCAACAATACTGTATTAGAAATAGCATTCTTGCACTTATTTTTAATACAACTTACATTTCCTAGAAATCAACACAGTTCAAATTTTCTCTAAATGGGAAAGATGAGCCATCAAAGCAGTTTACATTTTCAATATGAATCTGAATATCAAAACTTTACGTACCAAAATAGTAATAAACGAAGACATCAAAGATTAGCTGGATAATGACATTAACTATTTCCAAAGTTGTTGGCGACTTTGGGTAAATAATAACTGGCCTCAAAGCATAGAAAAATGGTTGCAAACACAACCAGCAAAATTTTCCAAAAGTATTGCAGAACAGCTTCGCCTCCAAGTAGGTTGGTATGTCAGTGTCCTTCATTTCATCACCCTGGTACTGAGCAGAGAAGATATGAATAAAATCAAACTGCTgtacataaaaagtaaaaataaagctGTCAGAGCTTCACTAAAACCAAAACTAATGTCAAACGCCTGTAAAATTGGCACACTATCCAAAATGCATTGCAAACATGGAGAGGGAAAAAATCATTTAACAACATTACTCCTACTTACCTATACCACTTATTTCCATCATAAAAATCTAAAATGGTAGTGTAATTTAATTATCCTACAACTTTCAACTGAGTatgcattttaaaaaataaaaaacactcaCCCTATGATGCTCCAGGTGATACTTCTTAAAACTGATTGAAAATGGTATACCAATAGGCAAGTTTGTGAATATCCCAAACGCTTTATTAGCTAATGGTCGTGCATGTCCAAAAGCCAAATTATGTGAAATTTCATGAATAGCTGTAAAGGAAGCAAAAAggacaaaagtaaattattttaaatgCATTACAGTAACCCAAAAAAATGTTACTTCTCGCAACACAGATCACAGTAAACATGCGCTCACTCCCGTCCAACTTCAAAATCCATCCCAACATTTTCTCCAGGAAGTGGCAAAAcactaaaattttttttacaaatatgcaATTTTTCCAGTTTACTGAAATTCATAACAGAGAAAATTCATTTTTATCGATACCTAAATTTTTTATCGATACCTAGGCATCCTACATACAAGACAACAGGTCTTATTGAATTTAGCATGATCTCTTCTACATGAATGAGCCTGTAAGGATACAGATATCGATCCAGTACTTGATGAATCTATGTACCCTTATGCTCCTTTGCTAAAGCACAGTGGCATCGGTGACTGGGATGCCCAATCATTCTTGAAGGTACAGACTGGAGCTTTGAGACCATTTAGCGAGAAGGAGTGAGTCATACCTGAGCCATCGTATGATTAGGACATATATTTGAGGGGAAAGTAATTGTggttaaaataataattatgaatCTCAGGATTCTTTTCCTATCGCGGGCTTTCTATATAATTGAAAGACAATCCTACAGTAAGGCAATGGCAATCTAATAAGCTAATCATAAGTGAGTGACTAACTGGAGTCTGAGTGCAATCAAAACAAGTACGGCCATGGTTCTTTAACATAAAGTGAAATGAATTGTAACTAAGATACCAAAGTGACAATATGCGCCAACCTCttacaccaccaccatcaccatattTTGAAAGGGAATGACTAATAGTATGGGAGAGCAGCTAAAGCATGTGTTGTAGTGTCACAGTCAGAATTTTAGTGGTCGGACCACTAACCTTGGAAGTTCAGTTTGCTGTCAAAATCTGGCTGTTTATGAATGTCCAATTCCTAATTTTCCAACCAGCCGGACTATAGCAAGTAATATTCAAGTAAAAATTAAATAGTATAGACTGGCAGCTTACAAGTATTTCAAGTTAAAGACGAAAATAGCAATTCAACACAGTTATAATCTAAAGTCATATTAAGGAACTCAAACATTAAGTAACAACCAACTAATTATGTAACAATTAACTTTCGTAACTATTGCAGGGATAGGCTGGGGAGCATTCGAAGAGAGGCACAGGACAATCTACACGTGTTTCCCTCTAATACTTGGGTCCAAGTGATCTGCCTGTCCATCATATTTCTCTTTCCTCCATGAGGAAGACACTAGCAATTCCTATTACAGCTAGGATACTTAGAATTTTGTCTTCTGAAACTAAGTAATGATCAGTCATTCCACCTCGTCTTAGGGTATTTTTTCCTCCAAACTTTCGTTTTGACAGAACGCAAAAAAATCTCCTAGCCGAGAAAGGTAGTGAACAATTATTAAAAGGCTGAATCTGCATACTTAAGAATAAGCATACCTCAAAATGGCAATATAGTTCACTGTGTGTTAACATCGTTTCATAACCAGAAATTATATTAGGCATTGTGTAAATAAATTAGCAGTAAAGGTACCAAATTGTGAAGTAGTTATGCTGCTGAGACATTTACAGGCACAAAAATGACTGCAAATATCACTGGCTTTTGG
Encoded proteins:
- the LOC126418513 gene encoding sphingolipid delta(4)-desaturase DES1 isoform X3 produces the protein MVLVQFMMLFVMKDQSWPMIFLVAYVFGGVINHSLMLAIHEISHNLAFGHARPLANKAFGIFTNLPIGIPFSISFKKYHLEHHRYQGDEMKDTDIPTYLEAKLFCNTFGKFCWLCLQPFFYALRPVIIYPKSPTTLEIVNVIIQLIFDVFVYYYFGGKVLVYLIAGSLLAMGLHPVAGHFISEHYMFRKGYETYSYYGCLNWITFNVGYHNEHHDFPAVPGSRLPEVKRIAAEYYDNLPQHNSWVSVLYDFVMDPDIGPYARIKRKNRGLKS
- the LOC126418513 gene encoding sphingolipid delta(4)-desaturase DES1 isoform X1; this encodes MGAHVSRTDFEWSYTEEPHASRRKEILAKYPQIKKLFGYDPNFKWVVTGMVLVQFMMLFVMKDQSWPMIFLVAYVFGGVINHSLMLAIHEISHNLAFGHARPLANKAFGIFTNLPIGIPFSISFKKYHLEHHRYQGDEMKDTDIPTYLEAKLFCNTFGKFCWLCLQPFFYALRPVIIYPKSPTTLEIVNVIIQLIFDVFVYYYFGGKVLVYLIAGSLLAMGLHPVAGHFISEHYMFRKGYETYSYYGCLNWITFNVGYHNEHHDFPAVPGSRLPEVKRIAAEYYDNLPQHNSWVSVLYDFVMDPDIGPYARIKRKNRGLKS
- the LOC126418513 gene encoding sphingolipid delta(4)-desaturase DES1 isoform X2, with the protein product MSKIILVKIPVFKTLVISAKYPQIKKLFGYDPNFKWVVTGMVLVQFMMLFVMKDQSWPMIFLVAYVFGGVINHSLMLAIHEISHNLAFGHARPLANKAFGIFTNLPIGIPFSISFKKYHLEHHRYQGDEMKDTDIPTYLEAKLFCNTFGKFCWLCLQPFFYALRPVIIYPKSPTTLEIVNVIIQLIFDVFVYYYFGGKVLVYLIAGSLLAMGLHPVAGHFISEHYMFRKGYETYSYYGCLNWITFNVGYHNEHHDFPAVPGSRLPEVKRIAAEYYDNLPQHNSWVSVLYDFVMDPDIGPYARIKRKNRGLKS